The stretch of DNA AGCTCCTCCTGTGTTCTCGGCACTTCTCCGTTCATCTCTTCCAGCAACACCCGGCATAACTTCTGGATATTCTTGGCCTTGTTTCGGTAAAGCCCGATAGAACGGATATCCTGCTGCAATTCTTCCAGCGAAACAGCTAAATAATCCTCCGGCGTTTTATATTTCTCAAACAAATCCTTGGTCACTTTATTTACTAACGCATCCGTACATTGAGCAGACAGAGCAACAGCAATGACCAATTCAAATGGGTTTTTATGATTCAGCTCGCAGTGAGCATCCGGAAACATGTCAGCAATTGTATCTAAACAATAACGAATTTGCTGTTTATTCAGCATAGCTTCTCTCCTTTCTACTGCTCAAGCCAATTATAAAAAGGCACCGCTTTTGTTGAGCGCTGCACTTGCTCAGGAGAAGATTGATGGCGGCGGAAACGCTGTCCATACTCTCTGGCCTGTTCAAGCGTTTCAATCCCCTGCTTTTTCCATTCAAACAAAATACGATCAATATAGCGGAAATTCATCTTCCCTGATATTACCGCTTCTCTCAATGCAGCTTTAATGATGGCGGGATCATGGTGGTCTTGATCAACCCAAATCGCCAGCGTTTCACATTCTAGCGGAGAAAGCGGACGGCCAAACTCCTGTTCAAAACAAGTATAAAGATCTTTCTCTTCGCTCATCGCCTGCTGAAGAGCTGTTTGCCGTGACTGCTGCACCATTTTTTCTGCTAGCCTCTTCCAAAGCGGCTCGAGTGAATAACGTTCATATCCGGGAGAGTCTCCCTGTTCAATCGCAATCAGCTGCTGCTGAATAAGCTTCTTAATCATGATGGAGCATTCGCCCGCAGACATCGTCATTCGGCCAGCCAGTTCTTCAAATGTTGGAAAATGTTGGCCCTTTTGCTTAAACGCCATAATATGCAAAAGGAGTGCAAGCTCTGATTCTGTTAGTGACAGTTGGCGATAGTGCATCAGCAATACGTTAGGAACGCTGATCATTCCTTCATTCATCCACTCTGTAATCAATTCATTTTGCTCCATATTGGACACCTCATAGCTAGTATATCATGATGGCGGCTGAAAAATGAGAATTGACAATTTGGAAAGTATTTATCTCACCATACTAAAGGCCGCGCATACAGCGCGGCCTTATTGTTTTTATCCCTCATTCAGAGGGCCGATTCATTCGGGCCTGCACGATGCAGACGACAGCCTTTGTTCTTCACTTCATCAGCGGAGGATCAAAGAGAACGCCCGCTTTTTGAAGCTTTACTTTACGGATATAAGCGATTGAGCAAGCGCGGAAAAGGAATGGTTTCGCGCACATGCTCCACACCGCTGATCCAAGCAACGGTTCT from Bacillus xiapuensis encodes:
- the nth gene encoding endonuclease III is translated as MLNKQQIRYCLDTIADMFPDAHCELNHKNPFELVIAVALSAQCTDALVNKVTKDLFEKYKTPEDYLAVSLEELQQDIRSIGLYRNKAKNIQKLCRVLLEEMNGEVPRTQEELVKLPGVGRKTANVVASVAFGIPAIAVDTHVERVSKRLGICRWKDNVTEVEETLMRKIPREEWSVTHHRLIFFGRYHCKAQSPKCEECPLLDLCREGKKRMKRKAG
- a CDS encoding DnaD domain-containing protein gives rise to the protein MEQNELITEWMNEGMISVPNVLLMHYRQLSLTESELALLLHIMAFKQKGQHFPTFEELAGRMTMSAGECSIMIKKLIQQQLIAIEQGDSPGYERYSLEPLWKRLAEKMVQQSRQTALQQAMSEEKDLYTCFEQEFGRPLSPLECETLAIWVDQDHHDPAIIKAALREAVISGKMNFRYIDRILFEWKKQGIETLEQAREYGQRFRRHQSSPEQVQRSTKAVPFYNWLEQ